The following coding sequences lie in one Spea bombifrons isolate aSpeBom1 chromosome 5, aSpeBom1.2.pri, whole genome shotgun sequence genomic window:
- the LOC128496906 gene encoding carbonic anhydrase 13-like isoform X1 translates to MNKWGYAEHNGPELWHEWFPIANGERQSPIDIAAQDADYDPTLQPLHIDYDAHSARVIINSGHTFSVEFDDGDDKSVVTGGPFNGKYRLRQFHFHWGRSDDHGSEHRVDGQAYAAELHIVHWNSEKYGSFVEAANQPDGLGVIGVFLKIGEDNASIERITDALDAIQTKGKQSSFTKFDPSCLLPDCLDFWTYSGSLTVPPLLESVIWIVLKKPISVSSRQLSEFRSLLSTSESEETGPCCIKANYRPVQPLKNRKVKASFQ, encoded by the exons ATGAACAAGTGGGGTTATGCGGAGCACAACG GTCCTGAACTGTGGCATGAATGGTTTCCTATTGCCAATGGAGAACGTCAATCCCCGATTGATATTGCAGCACAAGATGCTGACTACGACCCCACTTTACAACCTCTCCACATTGACTATGATGCACATTCCGCTAGAGTAATCATTAACAGTGGACATACCTTTAGTGTTGAATTTGACGATGGGGATGACAAATCAG tgGTCACTGGAGGTccatttaatggaaaatatCGATTGCGTCAATTCCATTTTCACTGGGGGCGTTCTGATGACCATGGATCTGAACACAGGGTGGATGGCCAGGCATATGCCGCGGag CTACATATTGTCCACTGGAATTCTGAAAAGTACGGTAGTTTTGTAGAGGCAGCTAATCAACCCGATGGCCTTGGAGTAATAGGAGTGTTTCTGAAG aTTGGAGAAGACAATGCAAGCATAGAGAGGATTACGGATGCCTTAGATGCGATTCAGACTAAG GGAAAACAATCATCGTTTACCAAATTTGACCCTTCCTGTTTGCTACCTGATTGCTTGGATTTCTGGACTTATTCGGGATCACTTACAGTGCCTCCGCTTCTGGAGAGTGTAATATGGATTGTACTAAAGAAACCAATATCTGTCAGTTCCAGACAG CTATCAGAATTCCGAAGCCTACTGAGCACCAGCGAATCAGAAGAAACTGGACCATGCTGCATAAAAGCTAACTACCGGCCCGTGCAGCCCCTCAAGAACCGCAAAGTCAAAGCATCCTTCCAATga
- the LOC128496906 gene encoding carbonic anhydrase 2-like isoform X2 — MPSDVLVTGGPFNGKYRLRQFHFHWGRSDDHGSEHRVDGQAYAAELHIVHWNSEKYGSFVEAANQPDGLGVIGVFLKIGEDNASIERITDALDAIQTKGKQSSFTKFDPSCLLPDCLDFWTYSGSLTVPPLLESVIWIVLKKPISVSSRQLSEFRSLLSTSESEETGPCCIKANYRPVQPLKNRKVKASFQ, encoded by the exons ATGCCTAGTGACGTCC tgGTCACTGGAGGTccatttaatggaaaatatCGATTGCGTCAATTCCATTTTCACTGGGGGCGTTCTGATGACCATGGATCTGAACACAGGGTGGATGGCCAGGCATATGCCGCGGag CTACATATTGTCCACTGGAATTCTGAAAAGTACGGTAGTTTTGTAGAGGCAGCTAATCAACCCGATGGCCTTGGAGTAATAGGAGTGTTTCTGAAG aTTGGAGAAGACAATGCAAGCATAGAGAGGATTACGGATGCCTTAGATGCGATTCAGACTAAG GGAAAACAATCATCGTTTACCAAATTTGACCCTTCCTGTTTGCTACCTGATTGCTTGGATTTCTGGACTTATTCGGGATCACTTACAGTGCCTCCGCTTCTGGAGAGTGTAATATGGATTGTACTAAAGAAACCAATATCTGTCAGTTCCAGACAG CTATCAGAATTCCGAAGCCTACTGAGCACCAGCGAATCAGAAGAAACTGGACCATGCTGCATAAAAGCTAACTACCGGCCCGTGCAGCCCCTCAAGAACCGCAAAGTCAAAGCATCCTTCCAATga
- the LOC128496907 gene encoding carbonic anhydrase 1-like gives MSQQTWGYEACNGPDHWHKLYPIAQGDNQSPIDIKTQEAKTDGTLKSLSINYSSSSIKSIVNVGHSFQVLSEDKDNISVVKGGPLQATYRLNQFHFHWGPTNDSGSEHTVDGKKYAAELHLVHWNADKYSSFAEAAQNCDGCAVLTVFLQVGNAHPGLQKVVDALSLIKTKGKQAAFTNFDAATLLPASLDYWTYFGSLTHPPLLECVTWIIFKEPISASSDQINQFRSLLSSADGDTACPVLVNNRPTQPLKGRIVKASF, from the exons ATGTCGCAGCAAACCTGGGGATATGAGGCATGCAATG GACCCGACCACTGGCACAAGCTCTATCCCATCGCTCAAGGAGATAACCAGTCACCCATTGACATTAAAACCCAAGAAGCAAAGACTGACGGTACACTGAAGTCTCTTAGCATTAACTACAGCTCATCATCTATAAAATCGATAGTCAACGTTGGACATTCTTTCCAAGTGCTCTCTGAAGACAAGGACAACATATCAG tGGTGAAAGGTGGACCCCTTCAGGCAACCTATAGACTGAACCAGTTCCATTTCCACTGGGGGCCAACCAATGATTCTGGGTCAGAACACACCGTGGACGGCAAGAAATACGCTGCAGAG CTACACCTGGTTCACTGGAATGCTGATAAATATTCAAGCTTTGCCGAAGCTGCTCAGAATTGCGATGGATGTGCTGTTCTTACTGTCTTCCTACAG GTTGGCAATGCACACCCAGGACTGCAGAAAGTTGTTGATGCTCTAAGTCtcattaaaacaaaa GGTAAACAAGCCGCTTTTACTAATTTTGATGCTGCAACCCTTCTTCCTGCCTCTTTGGACTACTGGACCTACTTTGGCTCTTTGACTCATCCCCCGCTGCTTGAATGTGTGACATGGATCATATTCAAAGAGCCGATAAGTGCCAGCTCGGACCAG atAAACCAATTCCGAAGTCTCCTGTCTTCAGCCGATGGGGATACAGCTTGCCCGGTTTTGGTCAATAATCGCCCTACGCAGCCATTGAAGGgaagaatagtcaaagcttccTTTTAA